From Streptomyces zhihengii, the proteins below share one genomic window:
- the rplJ gene encoding 50S ribosomal protein L10, whose product MARPDKAAAVAELAEQFRSSNAAVLTEYRGLTVAQLKTLRRSLGENAQYAVVKNTLTKIAANEAGITSLDDHFAGPTAVAFITGDPVESAKGLRDFAKDNPNLIIKGGVLDGKALSADEIKKLADLESREVLLAKLAGAFKGKQTQTAQLFQALPSKFVRTAEALRAKQAEQGGAE is encoded by the coding sequence ATGGCAAGGCCCGACAAGGCTGCCGCGGTAGCCGAGCTCGCGGAGCAGTTCCGCAGCTCGAACGCCGCTGTGCTGACCGAGTACCGGGGTCTCACCGTGGCGCAGCTCAAGACGCTGCGTCGTTCGCTCGGTGAGAACGCCCAGTACGCCGTGGTGAAGAACACGCTGACCAAGATTGCGGCCAATGAGGCCGGGATCACCTCGCTCGACGACCACTTCGCTGGTCCGACGGCGGTTGCCTTCATCACCGGTGACCCGGTGGAGTCGGCGAAGGGTCTTCGTGACTTCGCCAAGGACAACCCGAACCTGATCATCAAGGGCGGTGTCCTTGATGGCAAGGCGCTGTCCGCCGATGAGATCAAGAAGCTCGCGGACCTCGAGTCCCGCGAGGTTCTGCTCGCCAAGCTGGCGGGTGCCTTCAAGGGCAAGCAGACGCAGACTGCTCAGCTCTTCCAGGCGCTTCCCTCGAAGTTCGTCCGCACCGCGGAGGCGCTTCGTGCCAAGCAGGCCGAGCAGGGCGGTGCCGAGTAA
- the rplA gene encoding 50S ribosomal protein L1, translated as MKRSKALRGADAKVDRERNYAPLEAVRLAKDTAATKFDGTVEVAFRLGVDPRKADQMVRGTVNLPHGTGKTARVLVFATGDRAAAAEAAGADIVGSDELIDEISKGQRLNEFDAVVATPDLMGKVGRLGRVLGPRGLMPNPKTGTVTMDVAKAVNEIKGGKIEFRVDKHSNLHFIIGKVSFDETKLVENYAAALDEILRLKPSAAKGRYIKKATLTTTMGPGIPLDSNRTRNLLVEEDPAAV; from the coding sequence GTGAAGCGCAGCAAGGCTCTCCGCGGCGCGGACGCCAAGGTCGACCGGGAGCGGAACTACGCCCCGCTCGAGGCCGTCCGTCTCGCCAAGGACACCGCCGCCACCAAGTTCGACGGCACCGTCGAGGTCGCCTTCCGCCTGGGTGTCGACCCGCGCAAGGCGGACCAGATGGTCCGTGGCACCGTCAACCTTCCGCACGGCACCGGCAAGACCGCCCGGGTCCTGGTCTTCGCGACCGGTGACCGTGCTGCGGCAGCGGAAGCCGCGGGCGCCGACATCGTCGGCTCCGACGAACTGATCGACGAGATCTCCAAGGGCCAGCGCCTGAACGAGTTCGACGCGGTCGTCGCCACCCCGGACCTCATGGGCAAGGTCGGCCGCCTGGGCCGCGTGCTCGGTCCGCGTGGTCTGATGCCGAACCCGAAGACCGGCACCGTCACGATGGACGTCGCCAAGGCCGTCAACGAGATCAAGGGCGGCAAGATCGAGTTCCGCGTCGACAAGCACTCGAACCTGCACTTCATCATCGGCAAGGTTTCCTTCGACGAGACGAAGCTGGTCGAGAACTACGCGGCGGCGCTGGACGAGATCCTCCGTCTGAAGCCGTCCGCCGCCAAGGGCCGCTACATCAAGAAGGCGACCCTGACGACGACGATGGGCCCCGGCATCCCGCTGGACTCCAACCGCACCCGCAACCTCCTCGTCGAGGAGGACCCGGCCGCCGTCTGA
- the rplK gene encoding 50S ribosomal protein L11, with product MPPKKKKVTGLIKLQIQAGAANPAPPVGPALGQHGVNIMEFCKAYNAATESQRGMVVPVEITVYEDRSFTFVTKTPPAAKLILKAAGVDKGSGEPHKTKVAKLTRDQVRDIATTKMPDLNANDLDAAEKIIAGTARSMGITVEG from the coding sequence CCAAGAAGAAGAAGGTCACGGGGCTTATCAAGCTCCAGATCCAGGCCGGCGCGGCCAACCCGGCTCCGCCGGTCGGTCCCGCCCTGGGTCAGCACGGCGTCAACATCATGGAGTTCTGCAAGGCCTACAACGCCGCGACCGAGTCGCAGCGTGGCATGGTCGTGCCGGTGGAGATCACGGTCTACGAGGACCGTTCCTTCACCTTCGTGACCAAGACTCCGCCGGCCGCCAAGCTGATCCTCAAGGCCGCGGGTGTGGACAAGGGCTCCGGCGAGCCGCACAAGACCAAGGTCGCCAAGCTGACGCGCGACCAGGTCCGTGACATCGCCACCACCAAGATGCCCGACCTGAACGCCAACGACCTGGACGCCGCGGAGAAGATCATCGCCGGCACCGCCCGTTCCATGGGCATCACGGTCGAGGGCTGA